From the genome of Populus trichocarpa isolate Nisqually-1 chromosome 15, P.trichocarpa_v4.1, whole genome shotgun sequence, one region includes:
- the LOC7474846 gene encoding pentatricopeptide repeat-containing protein At1g18900, whose translation MLRAKQLGNLSSSARSFFLSGSRCSATDGSSSCTCSEDETCVSTRQQPRNSILLAQKPSNFGSKTSARVEASVSGDGSSFLLPQKRSSIASKTSARVENSVSGDAVKLVGSQKDASVEHPNSFPQVASTHSSCGMSGCVSYAIGIDIAEKDVGHSSPPISDQFVRVGIAAVSFLSDLVNYKLPTSDGTVINSTINCMIDPTRQLSNIKSSNVKPIRRENFTKAYPNSSAEIPVGSNAAVNYNSMKDRGNKSSFVRGFKQVSSIAADSSLDSHSLPSDAFDKRRTIPQRLKAQPNRLVSKFNSNVNTSDVNVGKPFTDGYRRPSRDTKMPAVVARSARQFVSTGHVVENVSQILRQLRWGPSAEEALVNLNCHMDAYQANQVLKQLQDHTVALGFFHWLKQLPGFKHDGYTYTTMVGILGRAKQFVAINKLLDQMVRDGCQPTVVTYNRLIHSYGRANYLNDAVEVFNQMQKAGCEPDRVTYCTLIDIHAKAGFLNFAMEMYQRMQAAGLSPDTFTYSVMINCLGKAGHLAAADKLFCEMIEQGCVPNLVTYNIMIALQAKARNYQNALKLYRDMQNAGFEPDKVTYSIVMEVLGHSGYLDEAEAIFSEMKRKNWVPDEPVYGLLVDLWGKAGNVEKAWEWYQAMLHAGLCPNVPTCNSLLSAFLRVNRLPDAYNLLQSMLNLGLNPSLQTYTLLLSCCTEARSPYDMGCYCELMSVTGHPAHMFLSSLPSAGPDGQNVRHHVSKFLDMMHSEDRESKRGLVDAVVDFLHKSGLKEEAGSVWEIAAQRNVYPDAVKEKSSCYWLINLHVMSEGTAVTALSRTLAWFRRQMLVSGVIPSRIDIVTGWGRRSRVTGSSLVRQAVQELLHIFSFPFFTENGNTGCFVGCGEPLSRWLLQSYVERMHLL comes from the coding sequence ATGTTAAGGGCAAAGCAACTCGGTAATCTTTCCAGCAGTGCAAGGTCATTTTTTCTAAGTGGTTCGCGGTGCAGTGCTACAGATGGTAGTTCTTCATGCACTTGCTCTGAAGATGAAACCTGTGTTTCAACAAGGCAGCAACCGAGAAACAGTATTCTACTTGCACAGAAGCCATCCAATTTTGGATCTAAAACTTCAGCAAGAGTAGAAGCCTCAGTTTCAGGAGATGGAAGCAGTTTTCTACTTCCACAAAAAAGGTCCTCCATAGCATCCAAAACATCAGCAAGGGTAGAAAATTCAGTTTCAGGAGATGCCGTAAAGTTAGTGGGCTCTCAAAAAGATGCAAGTGTTGAACACCCAAATTCTTTCCCACAAGTTGCATCTACTCATAGCTCTTGTGGAATGTCAGGTTGTGTTAGTTATGCGATTGGCATTGATATTGCTGAAAAGGATGTAGGACACTCTTCTCCTCCTATTTCAGACCAGTTTGTGAGAGTTGGTATTGCAGCAGTCAGCTTTCTGTCTGATTTAGTGAACTACAAGCTTCCTACATCAGATGGAACTGTAATAAACTCAACCATCAACTGCATGATTGACCCTACCAGGCAACTTTCCAATATAAAGTCTTCAAATGTAAAACCCATCAGGAGAGAGAACTTCACCAAGGCATATCCAAATTCATCTGCAGAGATACCAGTGGGGTCAAATGCTGCTGTTAACTACAACTCTATGAAGGATAGGGGcaacaaatcaagttttgtTAGAGGTTTCAAACAAGTTTCAAGTATTGCTGCTGATAGTTCATTGGATAGTCATAGTTTACCTTCAGATGCATTTGATAAGAGGAGAACCATACCTCAGAGGTTAAAAGCTCAACCAAATCGGTTAGTGTCAAAATTTAATTCCAATGTAAATACTTCAGATGTAAATGTTGGGAAGCCGTTCACTGATGGTTACAGAAGACCCTCGAGAGATACTAAAATGCCAGCTGTAGTGGCTCGAAGTGCTAGGCAGTTTGTAAGCACTGGGCATGTTGTAGAAAATGTTTCTCAGATATTAAGACAGTTAAGGTGGGGTCCTTCAGCGGAGGAGGCTCTTGTAAATCTTAATTGTCATATGGATGCCTATCAAGCTAACCAAGTTCTAAAACAGCTTCAGGATCATACTGTTGCTCTTGGATTTTTCCATTGGTTGAAACAGCTACCTGGGTTCAAGCATGATGGCTACACTTACACAACCATGGTTGGCATCCTTGGCCGTGCAAAGCAGTTTGTTGCGATTAACAAATTGCTTGATCAGATGGTCAGGGATGGATGCCAACCTACTGTTGTGACATACAATCGTCTTATTCACAGTTATGGCCGTGCGAACTACCTGAATGATGCAGTTGAAGTGTTCAATCAAATGCAGAAGGCTGGGTGTGAACCTGACCGAGTCACCTACTGCACACTCATTGATATCCATGCAAAAGCTGGGTTTCTTAATTTTGCTATGGAGATGTATCAAAGAATGCAGGCAGCAGGCCTTTCTCCGGACACATTCACTTATAGTGTTATGATAAACTGCCTTGGAAAAGCTGGCCATTTAGCAGCTGCTGACAAGCTATTTTGTGAGATGATTGAACAAGGTTGTGTTCCCAATTTAGTAACATACAATATCATGATTGCTTTGCAAGCCAAGGCAAGGAATTACCAGAATGCATTAAAACTTTACCGTGACATGCAGAATGCTGGATTCGAACCTGACAAAGTGACTTACAGCATAGTGATGGAGGTGCTTGGACACTCTGGATATCTTGATGAAGCAGAAGCAATTTTTTCTGAGATGAAACGGAAGAACTGGGTGCCTGATGAACCTGTCTATGGCCTTCTGGTTGACTTGTGGGGAAAGGCTGGAAATGTTGAAAAGGCTTGGGAATGGTATCAAGCCATGCTCCATGCTGGTTTGTGCCCAAATGTGCCAACTTGCAACTCCCTGCTCAGTGCTTTCCTGAGGGTGAATCGTCTGCCAGATGCTTATAACTTGCTGCAAAGCATGCTGAACTTGGGTCTAAATCCATCGTTGCAGACTTACACCTTGCTCCTCAGCTGCTGTACAGAGGCACGATCACCTTATGACATGGGATGTTATTGTGAGCTCATGTCAGTCACTGGCCACCCTGCACATATGTTCCTTTCATCTTTGCCGTCAGCTGGACCTGATGGTCAAAATGTGAGGCATCATGTGAGCAAGTTCTTGGATATGATGCATAGTGAGGATAGAGAGAGCAAGAGGGGACTTGTAGATGCAGTGGTGGACTTCCTTCATAAGTCAGGGCTCAAGGAGGAGGCTGGCTCGGTCTGGGAGATAGCTGCACAGAGGAATGTATATCCAGATGCAGTCAAAGAGAAAAGTTCTTGTTATTGGCTTATTAATCTCCATGTTATGTCTGAAGGCACTGCCGTAACAGCTTTATCTAGAACACTTGCTTGGTTTCGCCGCCAGATGCTAGTCTCAGGTGTTATCCCCAGTCGTATTGATATAGTGACTGGATGGGGCCGTCGGAGCAGGGTGACAGGATCTTCCCTTGTGAGACAGGCAGTGCAGGAATTGCTGCATATTTTCAGCTTTCCGTTTTTCACAGAAAATGGCAATACTGGGTGTTTTGTAGGGTGCGGAGAACCTCTTAGTAGATGGTTGCTCCAATCTTACGTGGAGCGGATGCATTTATTGTAA